Proteins from one Lacrimispora sphenoides genomic window:
- a CDS encoding IMP cyclohydrolase has product MSLISLQDDLKSNSYPGRGIIMGKTPDGTKAVAAYFIMGRSDNSRNRVFVEEGEGIRTQAFDPSKVTDPSLIIYAPVRVMGNKTIVTNGDQTDTIYEGMDIQLTFEQSLRCREFEPDSPNYTPRISGIMHIEDGRFNYAMSIIKSNRGNPDSCNRYTFAYDNPEAGEAHFIHTYMHDGSPLPSFEGEPKVAATLDDLDEFTAMIWESLHEENKISLFVRYIDIESGAYETRIVNKNQ; this is encoded by the coding sequence ATGAGTTTGATTTCTTTACAAGACGATTTAAAGAGTAATTCCTATCCGGGAAGAGGCATTATTATGGGAAAAACGCCGGATGGAACAAAGGCGGTTGCCGCTTATTTTATTATGGGAAGAAGCGATAACAGCCGCAACCGTGTATTCGTAGAGGAAGGGGAAGGAATCCGTACCCAGGCCTTTGATCCCTCGAAGGTCACAGACCCCAGCCTTATTATTTACGCTCCGGTGCGGGTTATGGGCAATAAGACCATCGTGACAAACGGAGATCAGACCGATACCATTTACGAGGGAATGGACATACAGCTGACGTTTGAACAGTCCTTACGGTGCCGGGAATTTGAACCGGATAGCCCGAATTATACGCCCCGTATTTCCGGGATCATGCACATAGAAGACGGACGCTTCAACTACGCCATGTCCATCATAAAGAGCAATCGTGGGAACCCGGATTCCTGCAATCGTTATACCTTTGCCTATGATAATCCTGAGGCAGGTGAAGCCCATTTCATTCATACCTATATGCATGATGGAAGTCCTTTGCCAAGCTTTGAAGGGGAACCAAAGGTGGCAGCTACCCTTGATGACCTGGATGAATTTACTGCCATGATATGGGAAAGCCTCCATGAGGAGAATAAGATTTCTCTCTTTGTAAGATATATTGACATAGAATCCGGAGCTTATGAAACACGGATTGTAAATAAAAATCAATGA
- a CDS encoding cytochrome b5 domain-containing protein produces the protein MELNMFLNYIGNCIKHMNEDIERLHSNQYNNNVVLDHLSSEVFMLESHIKYFSQTNQVDMEETQYPYQNIHANQAEEEVPRYFTLEELSLYNGKNGAPAYVAVNGVVYDVTNNSVWKGDSHFGLDPGNDLSVNFATCHPGAMVLTRLPIIGYLATE, from the coding sequence ATGGAATTAAATATGTTTTTGAATTATATCGGGAACTGCATCAAGCACATGAACGAGGATATAGAGAGACTTCATTCCAACCAGTACAACAATAACGTTGTGTTGGATCATTTGAGCAGTGAAGTGTTTATGCTGGAAAGTCATATCAAATATTTTAGCCAGACAAATCAAGTGGATATGGAAGAAACACAGTATCCATATCAGAACATCCATGCAAATCAAGCTGAGGAGGAAGTTCCAAGATACTTTACCCTGGAAGAGTTATCCCTATACAATGGAAAGAACGGAGCTCCGGCTTATGTAGCGGTAAACGGAGTGGTGTATGATGTGACAAATAATTCCGTCTGGAAAGGAGACAGCCATTTTGGTCTTGATCCAGGAAATGATTTATCAGTTAATTTTGCAACATGTCATCCGGGAGCAATGGTCCTGACCAGATTACCGATCATCGGCTATTTGGCTACAGAGTAA
- a CDS encoding hydrogenase maturation protease — MVKLVAIGNRFMKDDAIAIKAAEILEDRLTRQDIHVIIGETDFQNCFYLLDKGDFVFILDALSSGAEPGSVHLTSLEDVMSQPSLFSMQHDLSMVELMKLYGSPFKGYLMGIEICEIGFDQEISTVLRDKLPQICRVIECAIKKIISEEITNA, encoded by the coding sequence ATGGTGAAGTTAGTTGCTATCGGCAATCGTTTTATGAAGGATGACGCCATAGCAATTAAAGCTGCCGAAATCTTGGAAGACCGGCTGACCCGCCAGGATATTCATGTGATCATTGGTGAAACCGATTTTCAAAACTGCTTTTATTTACTAGATAAGGGTGACTTTGTTTTCATCCTTGATGCACTTTCTTCTGGAGCGGAGCCGGGAAGCGTTCATCTGACCAGCCTTGAAGATGTGATGTCACAGCCTTCCTTATTCTCCATGCAGCATGATTTGAGTATGGTGGAACTCATGAAGCTATATGGCAGTCCATTTAAAGGGTACCTGATGGGCATAGAAATCTGCGAAATCGGCTTTGACCAGGAAATAAGCACTGTTTTAAGGGATAAACTGCCCCAGATCTGCAGGGTAATTGAATGCGCAATAAAAAAAATCATATCGGAGGAAATCACTAATGCATGA
- a CDS encoding phosphoribosylaminoimidazolecarboxamide formyltransferase — protein MNELELKYGCNPNQKPSRIFMPRGKELPIKVLSGRPGYINFLDAFHGWQLVKELKEATGLPAAASFKHVSPAGAAVGLPLDRILAKIYRVEDMEGLSPLACAYARARGADRMSSFGDFISLSDICDTDTARIIKREVSDGVIAPGYEPEALDILKSKKNGNYNIIQIDQDYQPEPLERKQVFGIMFEQGRNEEKIHEDLLKNVVTKNQDIPPSAKIDLIISLITLKYTQSNSVCFAKDGQAIGIGAGQQSRIHCTRLAGNKADNWFLRQAPQVLELPFVDGISRADLDNAIDVYIGEDYMDVIADNRWENIFRVKPAVFTGEEKKAWLSRLTEVSLGSDAFFPFGDNIDRAYRSGVKYVAQPGGSVRDDQVIETCDQYGMAMAFTGLRLFHH, from the coding sequence ATGAACGAGCTGGAATTAAAATATGGCTGTAACCCGAATCAGAAGCCCTCAAGGATTTTTATGCCACGAGGGAAAGAGCTTCCAATTAAGGTCTTAAGCGGCCGGCCGGGATATATCAATTTCCTGGATGCCTTTCATGGATGGCAGCTGGTAAAAGAATTAAAGGAAGCGACCGGCCTTCCTGCGGCGGCTTCTTTTAAACATGTGTCTCCGGCCGGTGCCGCAGTGGGACTGCCTCTTGACCGGATCCTTGCAAAGATCTACAGGGTAGAGGATATGGAAGGGCTTTCCCCCCTGGCCTGTGCCTATGCAAGGGCAAGAGGTGCCGACCGTATGTCTTCTTTCGGAGATTTCATTTCCCTGTCGGATATCTGTGATACGGATACTGCCAGAATAATCAAACGGGAAGTGTCGGACGGCGTTATCGCCCCAGGGTATGAACCGGAAGCCCTGGATATCTTAAAGTCAAAGAAAAACGGCAATTACAACATCATTCAAATTGACCAGGATTACCAGCCGGAGCCGCTTGAGAGAAAACAAGTTTTTGGGATTATGTTTGAGCAGGGAAGAAATGAAGAGAAAATTCATGAAGATCTTTTAAAGAATGTGGTGACAAAAAACCAGGATATCCCCCCATCAGCAAAAATTGACCTGATTATTTCCCTTATTACTTTAAAATATACCCAGTCCAATTCTGTCTGTTTTGCAAAGGACGGACAAGCGATTGGGATCGGGGCTGGTCAGCAGTCCCGCATCCACTGCACAAGGCTGGCAGGAAATAAAGCGGATAACTGGTTTCTTCGCCAGGCACCACAGGTCTTGGAGCTGCCGTTTGTGGATGGCATCAGTCGTGCCGACCTGGACAATGCCATTGATGTCTACATTGGAGAAGATTATATGGATGTTATTGCTGACAACAGATGGGAAAATATTTTCAGGGTAAAGCCAGCCGTATTTACAGGAGAAGAAAAGAAGGCCTGGCTTAGTCGGCTGACTGAGGTTTCCCTGGGATCTGATGCTTTCTTCCCATTTGGCGATAACATTGACCGAGCATACAGAAGCGGTGTAAAGTACGTAGCCCAGCCTGGGGGATCGGTCCGTGATGACCAGGTAATTGAAACGTGTGACCAATATGGGATGGCCATGGCTTTTACAGGGCTTCGTCTGTTCCATCATTAA
- a CDS encoding ABC transporter substrate-binding protein → MKKVVFQKLHKVIGSMLVFGMVVSLAACAKPNSNPGAENPAKGNAAEDNSAKGESSEDKIVNIGMTDSISSVNPLLMDATEIMKTSTAMEFLPLVELNSNLEFEGMLASSITTEDNIHFTVNIDPNASWSDGQAVTADDVVYTVLKLSSPVRANASMALYAIEGVGDDGFSEAGATEISGVKAIDNKTVEFTTKYQMALTTFQNTYGRYILTLPKHVLENVADEDLAGYDWFNAPTVVNGPYRITSVDLQHYVSYEANDTYWKGAPKINRLNIKIVPAAQLLTGLQSGEIDFVQQTTGNILQEDYASVEALANVTVNYGAPVINQSIFFNTTTVTDPRIRQAILYGIDRPSIITGLLNGKGEVVDGFLSSAGPFYDEGLTPAVYDPEKAKELVAQAVADGWDDSRTLNFYVNSGDSTFCQAADYIAAKLQEIGLKIQVTTVDLSSLMTKAGSKDFDLLAVQYTYAPVDPYPDVNWLLSADGWTGYVNDTVTQALAATQATSDISEIKKEYRKIDTVMQQEAPMISAYIISAIGAVNKRVENATPDVYGSFNNIHQWDVTQ, encoded by the coding sequence ATGAAAAAAGTAGTCTTTCAAAAACTGCATAAGGTAATTGGATCCATGCTTGTTTTCGGCATGGTAGTATCTCTTGCGGCCTGTGCAAAGCCAAATTCCAATCCGGGAGCTGAGAATCCGGCTAAGGGAAATGCGGCAGAGGATAATTCCGCAAAAGGTGAGAGTTCGGAGGATAAGATCGTTAATATTGGAATGACCGATTCTATCAGCAGCGTCAACCCACTGTTGATGGATGCAACTGAGATCATGAAGACCTCCACGGCAATGGAATTCCTGCCTCTTGTTGAATTAAACAGCAATCTGGAGTTTGAGGGGATGCTGGCTTCTTCTATTACTACGGAGGACAATATTCATTTTACAGTGAATATTGATCCGAACGCAAGCTGGTCCGACGGTCAGGCAGTAACTGCGGATGACGTCGTATACACCGTTCTTAAGCTGTCAAGCCCTGTCCGTGCCAATGCAAGCATGGCGCTCTATGCCATTGAAGGCGTGGGCGACGATGGATTTTCGGAGGCGGGAGCGACGGAGATATCCGGTGTTAAAGCAATCGACAATAAAACCGTCGAATTCACGACCAAATATCAGATGGCTCTTACCACCTTCCAGAATACATATGGACGCTATATACTGACACTGCCCAAACATGTTCTTGAGAACGTAGCGGATGAGGATCTGGCAGGTTATGACTGGTTCAACGCTCCGACGGTAGTTAACGGACCCTACCGCATCACTTCCGTTGATTTGCAGCATTATGTGTCCTATGAGGCAAATGATACATACTGGAAGGGCGCTCCAAAGATTAACAGGTTAAATATCAAGATCGTACCTGCGGCACAATTGCTGACCGGGCTGCAATCAGGAGAGATTGATTTTGTGCAGCAGACCACCGGCAATATCCTGCAGGAGGATTATGCCAGCGTAGAAGCCCTTGCGAATGTGACGGTCAACTATGGTGCTCCTGTTATCAACCAGTCGATCTTCTTTAATACCACCACGGTTACGGATCCCCGCATCCGTCAGGCGATTCTTTATGGAATTGACCGCCCATCCATAATAACAGGGCTTTTAAACGGAAAAGGCGAAGTGGTTGACGGTTTCCTGTCCAGTGCGGGACCTTTCTATGATGAGGGCCTTACGCCCGCTGTTTATGATCCGGAAAAAGCAAAGGAATTAGTCGCCCAGGCAGTTGCAGACGGCTGGGATGATTCAAGGACATTGAACTTCTATGTAAACAGTGGAGATTCCACTTTCTGCCAGGCCGCAGATTATATCGCTGCGAAGCTGCAGGAAATCGGACTTAAGATTCAGGTGACAACCGTGGACTTATCCAGCTTAATGACCAAAGCGGGAAGTAAGGATTTTGATTTGCTGGCAGTGCAGTATACCTATGCACCGGTAGATCCTTATCCGGACGTTAACTGGTTATTATCTGCGGACGGTTGGACCGGCTATGTGAATGATACCGTAACACAGGCCCTGGCGGCAACCCAGGCTACCAGTGACATTAGTGAAATCAAGAAAGAATATAGAAAGATCGATACCGTCATGCAGCAGGAGGCCCCAATGATTTCTGCCTATATCATAAGTGCAATCGGAGCTGTGAATAAAAGGGTGGAGAATGCAACGCCGGATGTATATGGCTCTTTTAATAATATCCACCAATGGGATGTGACACAATGA
- a CDS encoding ABC transporter permease, translating into MKFSDLLSMSVNNLRRRKLRTFLTVLGVLIGTASIVVMVSLGIGFNELTMEQIASYGSLTEVSVYSNAMWGGNESSKDPNYMTDDVIAQFERIDHVNAASPLLETSVMMTQGAYQAYINLIGVTQEYMKNIPLKEGQIPEAGKKDLQMIVGNMVARNFSNPKSNRNNYYDDSSSIPDIDFINRPMFVIFDMDAYYQSQNGGTGEGGVTVKPPKKYLIPTAGLVEGGPEDWNNYSYSVYVDLEALKSQLKQIFKKKPIPNQPTNKKGKPYNYFIYQQAVVEVDDMNNVTAVQKAITDMGFQANSNMEWLEQSQKQAKMVQALLGGIGAVSLFVAAIGIANTMMMSIYERTKEIGILKVLGCDMNNIRNMFLLESGFIGFLGGITGILFSYGVSFLINRFLSGRFMSNMPGDLSRIPPWLSLTAVGFAVFVGMAAGFFPALRAMKLSPLAAIRNE; encoded by the coding sequence ATGAAATTTAGCGATTTGCTTTCCATGAGTGTAAATAACTTAAGACGCAGGAAGCTAAGGACATTTTTAACGGTTCTGGGAGTTTTGATCGGTACGGCTTCCATTGTTGTCATGGTGTCTTTGGGGATCGGCTTTAATGAACTTACCATGGAACAGATCGCTTCCTATGGAAGCCTTACGGAAGTTTCCGTATATTCCAATGCCATGTGGGGAGGAAATGAAAGCAGCAAGGACCCAAATTACATGACGGATGATGTGATTGCACAGTTTGAACGGATCGATCATGTGAATGCAGCATCCCCCCTTCTGGAAACCAGTGTTATGATGACTCAGGGTGCTTACCAGGCTTATATCAACCTGATCGGAGTCACCCAGGAGTACATGAAAAATATTCCCTTAAAGGAAGGGCAAATTCCAGAAGCGGGAAAAAAAGACTTACAGATGATTGTAGGGAATATGGTTGCCAGGAATTTCAGCAACCCTAAAAGCAATCGTAACAACTATTATGACGATTCCTCCAGCATTCCTGATATTGATTTTATAAATAGGCCCATGTTTGTTATTTTTGATATGGATGCCTATTATCAGTCCCAAAACGGGGGAACTGGGGAAGGCGGTGTAACCGTCAAACCGCCCAAAAAGTATCTCATACCAACGGCCGGCCTGGTGGAAGGCGGGCCGGAGGATTGGAATAACTACAGTTATAGCGTTTATGTGGATTTAGAAGCGCTGAAGTCCCAGTTAAAACAGATTTTTAAAAAGAAGCCCATTCCCAACCAGCCAACCAATAAAAAGGGAAAACCCTACAACTATTTTATTTATCAGCAGGCGGTTGTGGAAGTGGATGATATGAACAATGTAACAGCGGTACAAAAAGCGATTACAGATATGGGCTTTCAGGCCAATAGCAACATGGAGTGGCTGGAGCAGTCTCAGAAGCAGGCCAAGATGGTTCAGGCTCTTTTAGGAGGAATCGGAGCTGTATCCCTATTTGTGGCGGCAATTGGTATCGCCAATACCATGATGATGTCCATTTACGAAAGAACAAAGGAAATCGGGATCTTAAAGGTCCTTGGCTGCGATATGAACAATATCAGGAACATGTTCCTTCTGGAGTCAGGTTTTATCGGATTTTTAGGAGGCATAACGGGAATCCTGTTCAGCTATGGGGTTTCTTTCCTTATTAACAGATTCCTTTCGGGCCGTTTTATGTCCAATATGCCTGGCGATCTTTCCAGGATTCCTCCCTGGCTTTCCCTAACAGCCGTTGGTTTTGCTGTTTTTGTAGGAATGGCCGCAGGATTTTTCCCTGCCCTAAGAGCCATGAAGCTAAGTCCTCTTGCAGCCATAAGGAATGAATAA
- a CDS encoding COG1361 S-layer family protein, whose translation MKKVRKGILWLLAALMIIGAMPGAAFAQYDLSKNTYIDVKKTPSGKTGENVTINMVFTNNSGNDLNNVAVRFDRDLAEQEYRATEDADEDSKYTGSVFPFEITSSTFDNKKLGTVKSGSSKSISLTGRVRRDIAEGYYLVPLEVVTDASKKDDGAHSSYEKVNIWITKSSSTTESGKDEGTIQFELGENQNTPFGIYPQTMNFNMNVRNASQVTAFDVNVRMKLDQDSTKFPFDINDGNYTRHYDRMGGGETVEIPYSMNIRKDVYSGYYPITFTIEYRDSTDGDVQKAEETFYVKVQNKDKEEETGDFNANDRTKARIIVDGFQTNPETVYAGEEFEMILHMKNASENVAATNLLFNLESEKVTDSAVFTMDSGSSSIVVNSLPAGQTTDIKLKLRAGAWVDQRTYAITINEKYDSPEFKNAEEKVTVNIPVKQVSRLNTGTIEVMPDTISVGSETNVMFPINNTGKVLLYNVMVAFVGDSIQQTNSYVGNIKPGESGNVDAMISGTAPTMDDGKIKIMITYEDENGVVSEPVEKEISLTVTEQEDLDPGMDGSGEFPAVTEPEGTSKYGKIIIPAVIAVLVIGTIGTVYVLKRRKKKKEALEELEEEKDNEI comes from the coding sequence ATGAAGAAGGTTAGGAAAGGGATTTTATGGCTGCTTGCGGCCCTTATGATCATAGGAGCCATGCCCGGTGCGGCTTTTGCCCAGTATGACCTAAGCAAAAACACTTACATAGATGTTAAGAAGACTCCGTCAGGAAAGACCGGGGAAAACGTTACCATTAATATGGTTTTTACGAATAATAGCGGCAATGATTTAAACAATGTGGCTGTGAGGTTTGACCGGGATCTGGCGGAACAGGAATACCGGGCAACGGAAGACGCAGATGAAGATTCGAAATATACTGGATCAGTCTTTCCTTTTGAAATTACTTCCAGTACTTTTGACAACAAAAAGCTGGGAACAGTAAAGAGCGGATCATCTAAGAGTATTTCTCTTACTGGAAGGGTTCGAAGAGATATTGCAGAGGGTTATTACCTGGTACCTTTGGAAGTCGTAACGGATGCATCAAAAAAGGATGACGGCGCCCATTCCAGCTACGAAAAGGTCAACATCTGGATCACAAAATCCTCATCAACCACGGAATCCGGGAAAGATGAAGGGACGATCCAGTTTGAGCTGGGTGAAAACCAGAATACGCCTTTTGGCATCTATCCTCAAACCATGAATTTTAATATGAACGTCCGCAATGCCTCCCAAGTTACGGCTTTTGATGTGAATGTCCGGATGAAGCTGGACCAGGACAGCACAAAGTTCCCATTTGATATTAACGATGGTAACTACACCAGACATTATGACCGCATGGGCGGCGGTGAAACGGTGGAGATTCCCTACAGCATGAATATCCGCAAGGATGTTTACAGCGGATACTATCCCATTACCTTTACGATCGAATACCGCGACAGCACGGACGGTGACGTCCAGAAAGCGGAAGAGACCTTTTATGTCAAAGTTCAGAATAAAGACAAGGAAGAGGAGACCGGTGATTTCAATGCCAATGACAGAACAAAGGCCAGAATCATTGTAGATGGGTTCCAGACGAACCCGGAGACAGTTTATGCCGGGGAGGAATTTGAAATGATCCTCCATATGAAAAACGCCTCCGAAAACGTGGCAGCAACCAACCTCCTCTTTAACCTGGAATCAGAAAAAGTTACAGACAGCGCGGTATTTACCATGGATTCCGGTTCCTCATCGATTGTTGTGAATTCTCTTCCCGCAGGCCAGACCACGGATATAAAGTTAAAGCTTCGGGCGGGAGCATGGGTGGATCAAAGAACCTATGCCATCACCATCAACGAAAAGTACGACAGCCCTGAATTTAAAAACGCGGAAGAAAAGGTGACAGTAAACATTCCTGTTAAGCAGGTTTCCAGGTTGAACACGGGAACGATCGAGGTAATGCCAGATACGATTTCCGTAGGTTCAGAGACAAATGTAATGTTTCCCATTAATAACACGGGAAAGGTTCTCCTTTACAACGTAATGGTGGCCTTTGTGGGAGATTCCATCCAGCAGACCAACAGCTATGTAGGAAATATAAAGCCAGGAGAATCTGGAAATGTGGATGCCATGATCAGCGGAACAGCGCCGACCATGGATGATGGGAAAATTAAGATTATGATCACCTATGAGGATGAAAATGGGGTGGTCAGCGAACCCGTCGAAAAAGAGATAAGTTTAACGGTAACGGAACAGGAAGATTTAGATCCCGGAATGGATGGTTCAGGAGAATTTCCGGCAGTAACAGAGCCGGAAGGCACTTCCAAATATGGAAAGATCATCATTCCAGCGGTGATTGCCGTCCTGGTGATAGGAACCATTGGAACCGTATATGTGCTAAAAAGGCGTAAAAAGAAAAAGGAAGCACTGGAAGAATTAGAAGAGGAAAAAGACAATGAAATTTAG
- a CDS encoding hydrogenase small subunit: MKRLDCGSFECPYQESRLKTTESLVNRVRDEIAGETRQKRNLVWLELNGCSGNTISLLDGQNPDFKYLLTQMTNFIYSNSLMNSFGNKAMDQLFNVIGSDYILAVEGAVSLKDNGSYNVIGRHNGREITGYEAVKRLGEQAAHVIAVGACASHGGVSAARPNPTQCVGVQEVLQRKVIKLTGCPCHPDWFMGTLAYLILYGEPPLDSRDRPLMFYSITIHDRCPRRSYFDSGIFATKLGQETCMYMMGCKGPVTQIDCPIRQWNGHVNWPIGGDSPCIGCAQFGFPDAMEPFITYDTMRGE, translated from the coding sequence GTGAAACGTTTGGATTGCGGAAGCTTTGAATGTCCTTATCAGGAAAGCAGGTTAAAAACAACGGAAAGTCTTGTGAACAGGGTAAGGGATGAAATCGCTGGTGAGACGCGGCAAAAGCGGAATCTTGTCTGGCTTGAATTAAATGGCTGCTCTGGTAATACCATCTCCCTTTTGGACGGGCAAAATCCGGATTTTAAGTATCTGCTCACTCAAATGACTAATTTTATATACAGCAACAGTCTGATGAATTCTTTTGGAAACAAGGCCATGGATCAGTTGTTCAACGTGATAGGCAGTGATTATATCCTTGCTGTGGAAGGTGCAGTATCTTTAAAAGACAACGGTTCTTATAACGTCATCGGCCGGCACAACGGCAGGGAGATTACCGGATATGAGGCGGTTAAAAGACTGGGTGAACAGGCGGCCCATGTGATTGCCGTGGGAGCCTGCGCTTCCCACGGAGGCGTGTCGGCGGCAAGGCCCAATCCAACTCAGTGTGTGGGAGTACAGGAGGTTTTGCAGAGAAAAGTGATTAAATTAACAGGCTGTCCATGTCATCCGGACTGGTTTATGGGCACTCTGGCATATCTGATATTATATGGGGAACCCCCGCTTGATAGCAGAGACCGTCCCTTGATGTTTTACAGCATTACCATTCACGACAGATGTCCAAGGAGATCTTATTTTGACAGCGGCATCTTTGCAACGAAGCTCGGACAGGAAACCTGTATGTACATGATGGGCTGTAAAGGTCCGGTTACCCAGATCGACTGTCCCATTCGCCAATGGAACGGGCATGTCAACTGGCCCATAGGAGGTGATTCGCCCTGCATCGGGTGTGCTCAGTTTGGATTTCCTGATGCAATGGAGCCTTTTATCACCTATGACACTATGAGAGGGGAGTAA
- a CDS encoding recombinase family protein, producing MEAGKERFAIYSRKSKFTGKGESIGNQIELCRQYISAHYGACFADSACVYEDEGFSGGNLERPQFKVMMQEAKKKKFTAVVCYRLDRISRNIGDFANLIEELNELHISFISIKEQFDTSSPMGRAMMYIASVFSQLERETIAERIRDNMLELSKSGRWLGGNTPTGYTSESVSSVTIDGKVKKAFKLKMIPEEANLIKVIYEKFLETGSLTQTETYLLQNGHRTKYDRLFSRFALKGILTNPVYMIADQEAYEYLREKNVDLFAEREAFDGNHGVIAYNRTLQKAGKTHEMKDMEEWIVAVGKHKGVISGSMWVKVQLQLDQNKSKNYRKPRSNVALLSGILFCGGCGGYMRPKLSGRYNDEGEQIYSYLCTMKEKSRMKCCGMKNVNGNMLDQMVLEEIKKISVDWSEFQKQLCRSKKAVDDSKEEAEWDISRLKGELKNMEGEINGLAASLGKAGGTGAEGYIIQQIEGLHKRKGEMERRLWELSLNTENKELSDTELQFIKQTLSSFQQVIDLMDVRQRRAAVRTFVYKVIWDGENVHLYLFGSKVPELPEPQGDSSK from the coding sequence GTGGAAGCCGGGAAAGAGCGGTTTGCAATTTATTCAAGAAAATCAAAATTTACCGGAAAAGGAGAGAGCATCGGAAACCAGATCGAGCTGTGCAGACAATACATTTCCGCACATTATGGAGCGTGTTTCGCTGACAGCGCCTGTGTATATGAGGATGAGGGGTTCTCCGGTGGAAACCTTGAACGGCCTCAGTTTAAAGTCATGATGCAGGAAGCAAAAAAGAAGAAATTTACGGCGGTGGTATGCTACCGTCTTGACCGGATAAGCCGTAATATCGGTGATTTTGCAAATCTGATTGAAGAACTTAATGAACTTCATATTTCCTTTATCTCCATAAAAGAGCAATTTGACACATCCTCTCCCATGGGGCGGGCCATGATGTACATTGCTTCTGTTTTCTCTCAGTTGGAGAGAGAGACAATTGCGGAACGCATCCGGGATAATATGCTGGAGCTCTCCAAAAGCGGAAGATGGCTGGGAGGAAATACTCCTACGGGTTATACGTCGGAGAGCGTGTCCTCCGTGACCATAGACGGTAAGGTGAAAAAAGCATTTAAGCTTAAGATGATTCCGGAAGAGGCAAATCTAATCAAGGTTATTTACGAGAAATTCTTAGAGACAGGATCACTGACTCAGACTGAAACCTATTTGCTCCAGAATGGTCATAGGACAAAATATGACCGTTTATTCAGCCGTTTTGCATTAAAAGGAATATTGACCAATCCGGTTTATATGATTGCAGATCAGGAGGCCTATGAGTATTTACGGGAAAAGAACGTGGATCTGTTTGCAGAAAGAGAAGCCTTTGACGGAAACCATGGGGTGATTGCATATAACCGTACCCTTCAAAAAGCCGGAAAAACTCACGAGATGAAAGATATGGAAGAATGGATCGTGGCAGTTGGAAAGCATAAAGGAGTGATTTCCGGCTCCATGTGGGTCAAGGTTCAACTGCAGCTGGACCAAAATAAATCAAAAAATTACCGGAAACCCCGCAGTAATGTGGCTTTGCTGTCCGGAATTCTCTTTTGCGGCGGCTGCGGCGGTTATATGCGGCCAAAGCTGTCCGGCCGGTACAATGACGAAGGGGAACAGATCTATTCTTATTTATGCACCATGAAGGAAAAAAGCCGTATGAAATGCTGCGGAATGAAGAATGTTAATGGAAATATGCTGGATCAGATGGTCTTGGAGGAAATCAAAAAAATATCTGTGGATTGGAGTGAATTTCAAAAGCAGCTTTGCCGGAGCAAAAAGGCAGTGGATGACAGCAAAGAGGAAGCGGAATGGGATATATCCCGTTTAAAGGGTGAACTGAAGAATATGGAAGGAGAAATAAACGGACTGGCGGCCTCCCTTGGAAAAGCCGGAGGAACCGGGGCAGAAGGATATATCATACAGCAAATCGAAGGACTCCATAAAAGAAAAGGGGAAATGGAGCGACGGTTATGGGAGCTTTCCCTTAACACAGAAAATAAAGAGCTTTCCGATACAGAATTACAGTTCATTAAGCAGACCCTGTCTTCTTTTCAACAGGTGATAGACCTTATGGATGTCCGGCAAAGACGGGCGGCGGTCCGTACATTTGTGTATAAGGTCATATGGGATGGAGAGAATGTTCATCTGTACCTGTTTGGCTCGAAGGTGCCTGAATTACCAGAGCCGCAAGGTGACTCTAGCAAATGA